DNA from Eucalyptus grandis isolate ANBG69807.140 chromosome 5, ASM1654582v1, whole genome shotgun sequence:
GCCAAATACCAgcgtataaataaataaaagtttttcTTGTCCCAAGATGGAAATGCTCCTTTTTCGAGTGTGCTAGGAAGCTATCTCCCTAAGCTCAAATTATGGGTTTTCAAGTTATGTCGCTGAATTGAGATAGTTCAATCGGAAACATAAGCGTTTTTCCGTAGCACCTTTGATACGGTTTATACGATTCCAAGATAGGATTGATTAAAGTCGTGTCAATGTAAGTTCTATCGGTTACATACaataaattcacattagaaaaaaactaaatttcagCTAAGTTACAGAAGATTTATAAACATAGCAAAAATCGCaactttctattcttttgacTCAGTCTAGCTAAAAAAATACAGAGAGGACATTGTAAAAGCTCTTACTCAAAATGTTTTATGGACTGATGAAAATCGAGAAAGTTCACCAAATATAGACTAACTAAGAAGCGATCACTACACTATACTAACTAACTTTGACAGAAGCATTATATGGTTCAGTAAAATTCATGTCCTTTATATGGTTAGAATGGTtgaaattaggaagaaaagGGCCTATTGAGTTTTAAGTCTTCAAGACATCCGTTTGGGTCGCTCTATATGCGTATTAGTGCACTTGACGTTGTAGTTATGTTGTTAGAAACAAAGGACCAATCATGGCGGGATTAGGTGCATCCTTTCTCAGTCAAGTCTCAGAtgaaacaaaagtaaagttcaGTAGGACGTGGCCCTAGACATGATAATCAAACACCAACGTTGTCTTTCTCTAAATTGTGATTAGACGTGGGAACAGTAATCTGATTGCGCATTTCGTGGTCACACAAAGCACGAGGATTAAAATATAAATCTCCATCAGGCCGCCCTTTATCGATATCGAGTATTATAGCTAATAAAATATCTCTTGCGAATAAATTCAACATGTTTTTATCGGTTGGAATAGTAAGGAGAAAATGTCTTGTGGCTAAACTCATGACGTTGATGATAAAATCTTATTCAATCCACGTCGAAGAAACGATTCGATATCTTATGTGCATTAATTGATTCGAAtgttaaaaaaaggaagaatgagGCGACATGCAGATGCTAGATGTTGCATATTTATCTGGGttccattgatgatattttgcgAGGATTACGTGGATCCAGAGCTTGATTTGACGTTTTCCATTCGTGCTCTTCTCCAGGTCTTTATTGAtggcaggagagagagagagtcgcaACATAGTCAAACACCTTCCGACCCTTTGGATCAGAGCGACGCACGTCTTCTCGAGGAGGATTGGATGTGCATGCAGGATTCACTTcctaatcaaatcaatcaaattttaGCTTTGAGGTAAGCAtagttatttttcatttatatttgcGATTTGACGTGGGGGTTGTTTTATGTATTAATTGCTAATAAAAATAAGTGGCTCAAAGAGAGATTTCTATTTAAACATACTTATCTTCCAATCAGATCCTCGTGATGTAATACTTAAGGTTATAATTTGGTATGTTAAAGGATGTGCGTGGATTGTTCCACAATCTcatattattcaaaattaagGGTGGTTGAATCGAAGCATATATAAAAACTAGACACGTGGGAAGACctatattatctaaaaattgcACATATATTATAATAGTGAATGCAAAATTCATTGTTTAAAATAAGTTAAACTTTTAGAGGGCGACTCATATCGTGTTTAGTCCGAGCTATTGGTATTGGCTCATGCTTTTGGCTTTTAAATAATGTGTGATGTTAAAATACCATGCATGTAGTTATCAAAGATAACGAACCTTACTTTGATCTAcaattttgttctttgtttcccCTTCTCTTTAATGTAAAAGTTATAAGCATGGTAACATTGAAGTTACAAATTTTGAGCATTAAAACGCGGAGAGttaaaatcaaaacaataacTTAAAAAGGTATAAAGTCACTAAAAGAATCCACTATAATTTCCAAACAATCCCTCAGACATTATTATTGCACATAAGATAGAGCATAATCTATGCTCTTACCTTCTAGCcaaaagggaaattttttttgggtatgtttgtttcacagaaaaaaatgatttgaaagatattctcttaaaaatgattatttgtatttcttacaaaaataaatcgatgaaaaatattatcatcgtCCACAAGGaaattgagacataaattgttattgataatgaaatatttttcatcaattgattattttaagtgatacaaataattatttttaggaaaatatttttcaaattattcattttttgaaaaacaaaacgAAGTCCAAATAAATTGCCTCTAGAATATCATCGGTTGACCTCGATTTCCATGGCCCAAATTTTCCTCTCGTTACTTGCTCATACGGCTACGAATTTGACAAGTAGAACGTGAAGAATTTCCCATCTCTGACTTTCACTGTGTATTCTGTGTACTTTGCCAAAGTTCAAAAAAAGGATTTTGAAACAGTAGATTCAACGTTGAACGACTCCAAATCGGCCACAGGGTTCTCCGCCCTATTGGCCGTTTTCAATTGtcttcagctctctctctctctctctctctctcgcataatcattttgtttattgataATTAGGTAGGTCCATAGTCAACTCTATTTATCACCTaagcaagaaaaatatgcaCATCGTTGTCATTTTCAACTTGGTGAGGCAAGGCTTCAAGCATGTCATCCTAATGGCAGATAAGCACTGTGAGTACATTTTGTACAAGTACGACTTTCATGCAGCTATGCAATCTAATCTGTGCATGTCGTCATATGCGTTCACGACAAACACCTCGAAGCATCGGTCGGTCAGCTTCCTAAACAAGTATAAGGTGTTGTAGCTGCTATGGTTGTAGACATAAGATGTTTACAAGATTTCTTGCAAAGCTGTAACCATTGTTGAGAAGTTGTAACACAATCCACACATTATGGCACAAGCAAGCCACTTTCTTAGCATATACTATCATCAATTCCCTCTGAACACTGTAAAGCATACCATTGCCTATGCCATTTCACTTAGATTAAACCAatcacaaatgcaaaaaaaaaaaaaaaaaaaaaaaaaaatgcaattcttGTAATTCTTGCATTGCTATTGATTATGAAGTCTGCACAATGAGTCGTGTGGTATTGGGACATGATATATGTACTAAAACATTCACCCACTAGATTTGTTGCCTATGGACACGTTTTAACATGATTTTAGAATGTCAACTCAATCATACTTCCCCATCTTGCTATTTTGTTGCACATCCCTAGGTAATCCcgtcttcttgttttttttttatctatcttGTTCATAAAACTTGGGGTTTAGAGTATCCCATTGCGTCAATGGACTTTATATGCACGCCGCTTTTCTAGCCATGGcaatttaaacttttggaaTATTGGGTAcacattcaatttttttcaacgCAATTGTATCCTAACCTAATATATATATCTCCTAGCTCTTTAAACTTATGTCGTCAATACTtgaccccaaaaagaaaaataaaaaaccttaTATTGGCAATAGAGGCTAGACTTGTGTACtttaaaggaaagaaagcaAACAGAGAGATTTTGATCCCCTCTCTTGGAGGGAATTgtcaaaaggaaacaaaaaccaGCCTTTCTAAAAGACATTGACCTGATTAGTGGGTAACCATAATTAATCTAAATTATGCCATACATAAGTAAGTGGAAATTGGAATGGGATCTTGGCATATGATACGATAGAttcctctaattttttatacatccccattattaaaaaattgccttTTCTTCTCCATTTGCCTTTCCACATAGAAAATCCAAAAGCATCACCCTAACTAGGAACCCATTTCGCATCTCTAActgctggaaaaaaaaaatggaatggaTGGCCATCGAAGTAAGTCATAGATTCTCGCGACCACCATAAAAACTTCACCACTAATTATTATATAAATGAATCATTTGTTTATTTCTGGGTATCATGTAGCCACTTTATCTTATCACAAAGTCGGGATCATATAgtcattctatttctattaagTTACACCGATATCGTACTATGGGTTCCCTTCGGACACGTGGTTAGTTCCCTTCGGAGGTCTAGGTtttagaaaaagagaagaaaaattaccGACACTAGATTGGTATCAAAACAACAAAGGCTGAactcatttttatatttgtgagCAACGAACTAAAAGATCGATGcaataaaatataaatcaagCGAGTCCTGAGATTAAAATAGATTAGTTTACATTGACGTAACTAATgagtcatttaaaaaaagaaaaagaagaggcaGCACCTCTGTTTCAACAAGTTCGTGCACTTGGGAGAGCACTTATATCTTCTCCTTTCGATCCTCGTTCTTGTTTTCTTGCATAGTTTACGATTTAAACCCTAACGACATTTGTACAGCAACATGCATGATTACGAATCAAAAGCGGCCATCAAGCTaatggagagaaagagagagagagagagagagagagagagagaggtggggaaGAAAGATTAGTTTATAGAAGATGAAGGACCAATTGGTTTTTGCACTTTTTTAGAGCGGATTAATTGGTCAGTGAGCTCGCTTTCGAgccatggtggtggtggtggtgatagTGGTAGCGTCGTGGTGGTGGGTGGTGGCACTGACGGCGAAAAGGTGGACGGAGAAAGGAGAAGGCCGTCCAAGGAGAAGGCCGTCCAGGGTGGGGGAAGAGGACAAGAGAGACAGGCCCCACGCGCCGCAGCACCATCCTCCCTTCCCCACTTGCCCTAATTTCTTCCCTCGTTTCTTGATCATTTCAATCCGAGCACGTCTCCCTCTCCGGGAGAGGCTTATAGTTTCGACTTGTTCTATTaaatcaagtcaatcaaaaagtttaaaaacaaTGAATTTTTCACATAATTCTTTTGAAATCGAGGGCaaaattctttatattttgattGGCTTTGTTTGGCTTTGTTGTTTTATCATATCGATCACGAGATATTCTGTTTTTTAGTATTCTGTCTCAATCCAACTAATTGGTCAACTTTGCTTAAACCATGGTTAAGTCCCACCTTAGAAAAAGTCTAATTACTCCAAAAACGCATCAATCATCTGTACCATGTCCACACACATTCATCtgggttttttttatagtttaattaattatgatgtCCATATCTTTTCTGGATTATATATCATATGGAAAAGTTTAATAAGCTTGGTCCATTAAATTAGTAATGCCTTTATGTTACATGCCTAGGATAAAACCCAATCTCTAGGAACCCTTTTTCCAATGAAAGAGATGTGAGCTCATAGTCGTAAATATATATTAGTTCACATcaatcaaacaatcaaaatatGAAGCTTATGGCTTCAAATAATAAACCtagaaacctttttttttgctcattacattgtgctatatatatattttaaatcacGTCTATCATTTCACTTTGAAATGAGAGTATAGAATCAGATGTATAATACAtacacatatataaatatatgcgCAATTAAGCTGCATGAATTTTATATACTTCACGAATTAAAAATTCGTAGGTGTGGGGCTATATGACACCCTTTTGAGTCTTTGTTTATTTCCCTCCCCcaccccttcctctctctctctctctctctctctctctctctagctccatcttcttcattcgCCTTCCTCTCTACTCCATCCTTGCGGTTCCCGTCTTCTTCTTGCAGCTGTTttatatcatcttcttcatctcctcctcctccctttttcttttcctttttaaagctTTTCTATAATCTCTGTGCCTGtgtattcaaatcaagatttcaAGTTCCCGAgcccttccttctctctctctctctctctctttccctttcttctcttGGGTTCTTTATGATTACTGCTGTCCCCGAAAACCTCCACTTTCTTTAAGAACAAGCACGCACTGTGTGCTAGTTTTTAATTTCCCACACTCACTTAGCATTAAAAAAGGAGcaaagaaattctaaataatagttataattttattttttggccacCTTGTTTTCTGTTTCctcttcccctttttgatgCGTGCTCATGATGGCTGGTCTGGATTTAGGCACTGCTCGCTTCCTCCCTCACCACCTCCAGCTCCAACGTCACGGCGATTCCGGGGACGACGCCAGTAACCCTAATCACAACCAATATTCCGGCGAACCCCAAGATGACGGATCCCACCACCACGGCCTCGATCTCGGCCCCGCTGGGAACCATGGGCCCGGCGACCTCGTCGCCCGCCGGCCCCGGGGCCGGCCCCGGGCTCCAAGAACAAGCCGAAGCCGCCGGTCATCATCACCAGGGAGAGCGCCAACACGCTCCGGGCGCACATCCTCGAGGTCGGCAGCGGGTGCGACGTCTTCGAGTGCGTGGCCATGTACGCGCGGCGGCGGCAGCGCGGGGTCTGCATCCTCAGCGGGAGCGGCACGGTGACCAACGTCAGCCTCCGGCAGCCGGCCGCGGCCGGGGCCGTGGTGACGCTGCACGGCCGGTTCGAGATCCTGTCGCTCTCGGGTTCCTTCCTCCCACCGCCGGCGCCCCCGGGGGCCACGAGCCTCACGGTGTTCCTGGCGGGCGGGCAAGGGCAGGTGGTCGGCGGCAGCGTGGTTGGGGAGCTGACCGCGGCCGGGCCGGTCATCGTCATCGCCGCCTCCTTCACCAATGTCGCCTACGAGAGGTTGCCGCTGGACGAGGAGGATCAGCAGCTGCATATGCAGCCGCCGGCCTCGCAGCCCCCGTCGGGGCCTGGGGCCGCCGCGGGTAACTCGTACCCGGATCCGTCCTCGGGGCTTCCCTTCTTCAATTTGCCGCTCAACAACATGGGGTCCGTTCAGTTGCCGGTGGAGAATTGGCCAGGAAATAATTCAGCACCTCGTCCTCCATTTTGAGAAGCTGACAAGAAGAAAGAGGACGATGACGACGAAGATGACGATGCTTAATCCCCTCTCAAAAGGTCAGCAATTTCATCGAAATCTATTTCGCAAGGTTCACGATGGTGATGATGATCGTGGTTTGCTCGGATTCTTAATTCTGTGTTGATGTCTCTTTagctctttctccttctttctttcctggGTTTCATTTTCTTCTGTACGTTCTTcgttttcatcttctcttttgcGGTTTGGAAGTAGTGTTTCCGAGTCTCTCTTCTTGAGCATTGTGGGACTCATCCTTTTTACTTCCCTCTGTGTATGATTGACTGGGTTTGAATGTGAACAAATTGAAGCTCTAGAGAACAATTAATTCCATGGTGTATATCGTCTGTGCTTGAATCCTCAAATTTAGTTTATCATCATGCAGTGAATGAGCCCCCGTAAAAAAGAAAGGGCGGTGCTTATTCCCGTTAGGTTCTTCCTTCTGAGCTCTTCATCAAGTTGACATATTTTTTATGATCTCTTCACGGTGTTTTCCTTTATGTATAGATTGTCCATAAATCCTAAATACATGTAGGTATATGTTCTCTCATTTATGAATGTGCAGGTGAAATAATATAAGATTTTCTCAGCATGGTTATACCTGTTTTTTGCGCATTGTTTTTACACAAAGTACATTTGAAGATTCTTCTTGATAAGTGGGCTTTTGCGTTGTGTCGATGCCTTAGCAGCGCAGGTTTCAGTGTGAAGTTCTTCGACGTTCTATTTGTTTCGCGATCtctgcgaaaaaaaaaaaaagggattcaCGACGATGATAGCTCTTTTTTTGCACACTAAATTAAAGCGTGATAATAACTAgtttcatcaaaataaattacGTGCATTGATAATCTAAAACGTCTCTTAGACAAATGATATGTTTAGTATACAGTACACATAATTACTAATCAACTATTTAAGGTAGCTAATTTTCTCAGAGTAGTTAACCTCACTTCTAGTGTTGTTTTTTCTCTTGGATCCGAACCCTGGCCCAAGATTAGAGCCATCTAAGATGATCAAATGATTTTAATAACCAGCGATGTGCAAAACATTTCCTGAAGAAAAATGTTCAAAACGAAGcagatataatatatatattcaagaaGCATGTTGCCTTGTAGAAAGTACAAGTTCTTTCTTTAAATGTAAGCTGAAGATACTTAAACTAACTTATAGATGTCGTCTATACTCgggattttttatgacaaaagcTTGTCGTGTTTAATTATTTACTACCTAAGTCTAGATCTATTAAAGGCATACTAATTTTCTATGGTGACACTTTGAGCACACATTACAGAGATAGGTGCAGAAGATCTTTGTTAGATATATCTAGAGtttttttcttatgatatttatttttgctaTAAATGGAAACTATATTGAGCTTTCCCATGCACATTCTTCCGTTTGAAAATAGAAGAgatgtttgacaaaaaaaataaaaatagaagaatAGAATGGATGATCCAGTTCAAGTAGAATCAAGCTCTTTAGTTATAATTAAGGATTTTATTATTGCTATATAATCGGTCATGTCTTAGAATGCATCTAAGTATGGTATGGTTTTTTGTTACTTCTTACTTATATATGTAGTGTCACCACTTGCctgtaaataattttataaaagtgatgGAAACAAAATTTGCATAAGTACCTTCACGAGAATCTGTTGATCCAAGCGTTCGAATGTCCTATGGAACAATATGTACATATACAAATCTCATACAAGTTGTTGGAGCTTAGTTTGTATATG
Protein-coding regions in this window:
- the LOC104443555 gene encoding LOW QUALITY PROTEIN: AT-hook motif nuclear-localized protein 23 (The sequence of the model RefSeq protein was modified relative to this genomic sequence to represent the inferred CDS: inserted 1 base in 1 codon); its protein translation is MMAGLDLGTARFLPHHLQLQRHGDSGDDASNPNHNQYSGEPQDDGSHHHGLDLGPAGNHGPGDLVARRPRGRXPGSKNKPKPPVIITRESANTLRAHILEVGSGCDVFECVAMYARRRQRGVCILSGSGTVTNVSLRQPAAAGAVVTLHGRFEILSLSGSFLPPPAPPGATSLTVFLAGGQGQVVGGSVVGELTAAGPVIVIAASFTNVAYERLPLDEEDQQLHMQPPASQPPSGPGAAAGNSYPDPSSGLPFFNLPLNNMGSVQLPVENWPGNNSAPRPPF